GATAAAGCAATAGGTTTTGGAATTTGGTGTTTGGAATTTATTTGGAATTTGGTGCTTATTTGAGATTTGGTGCTTGGGATTTGGGATTTTTTACTTATTCACCCTGAGTAAAATTTTGACTAATAACTGCTATATCTCACGCAGAATACAAACACGGCTACCATCTATCTCTCTTCTGTCTATAGTCTATGGTCTATAGTCTTTGGTCTTACTTAAAACTTAGCCGATAATGAGAAGCGATGGTTGTATCTTTCTGACCCAGAGATGTTATCTTTGAAGTCAGAAAATCTATCGGGGCCAAATGAGTAGTCTAATTGAAGATTAATTGTTTTTGCAGGAAAGATAAAACCTAAGCCGCCGGTAACATAACTATCAAATACTCCAGCTCTTATCCCTAAATTCTCTTTCATCCAATATTCTAACCCTGCGTATATCTTTGTCTTATGATTATCTTCAACCTGGCTTAAATCTGTAGCTATAATTAATTTATTCCCAAAAAACTTTCCACTCACACCTAATTTCACCGCTATGGGTAATCTATCTGTATGGTCAGTCTCCCATTTAAGGTAACTGCGGACATCCTGTAACATTAATCCTGCTTTAAATTTATCTGAAATATCATATAACGCTCCGATATCTAAACCTAATCCACTTGCCTTACTTCTCCCTTTTGGATTTGCCTGCGATGGATTCATCTGTTGAGTTAGATATTTCAGGTTAACGCCAAGGGATAATTTATCAGTCTTTTCCCAGGCACAAGAAAACATAAATGTATTCTCTCTATCATCAAATCTACCTAATTCTATGTCCTGGTTATTTTTTTTAACAATCTCCCGTAAATCTTCTACACCAAAGTTTATCACGGAAATACCTATAGTTTGATTTTCAAGCGGGACTACATAATTCAAGAAATTATACTTACGGTCAAGGGACATTAAAGAGGTCATTGAGGTCATTTCGCGTTGAGATAGTTGCACCAATCCTGCGGGATTCCAGTAAGTTGCAGAGGCATCATCACAAACCGCGACATAAGCTCCGCCCATACCAAGTGCCCTTGCCCCTACGCCTATCCGTAGATACCGTGCCGCCTGGCCTGCATCTCCAGTTTCTGCATAAATAACACACGGTAAACAACAAATTATGATTAAAGTTATAAGTAACCGTTTCATTTTAATCACCTTCTTTTTTTAACCACGAATTGCACGAATTTTACGAATTTTTTTATATATCACTCATCCTTCTGAAAAAACATATCTTTCATTACTCTGCATAGTGCACTAAATCTCTCACTCCCGATTGCTCACCACTGAACACTACAATTACTTTCCCTCCCTTCATTTTTAATTCGCTTAATTCGTGTAATACGAATTTTTTTATTTTATAATCCGTTTATATTCTAATGATGGTAATCCATAATTTATTATTATTCCCAATCTTAATCCTGTTGCTTTTAAATAATTATGCACTTGAGCCTCATCAATTTCTGTAATACCTTTATTAGTTGCTTTATTTTCTACAAGAATCTCTTTTTCTATAAGATAATCGGCTCTAAATTGTTTTTCTAATTTTTTCCCTTTATAAAATATTGGTAATTCTTTTTGATATTCAAAATACAGACCACTTCTCTCTAATTCAATACCAAAGGCTTCATCATACACTGATTCAAGGAATCCATAACCTAACTCCCTATGTACTTCCATCGCTGACCCAACTACTTTATAAGAAAGTTCCCTATAGATTATTTTTTCTTCCTTCATCTTCTTTAATTCGTATAATTCGTGTAATTCGTGGTTCTTTATCGAATCACGGCAATCTTACCAAGTTTCGACATCGTCTTACCTTCGTTGTTGGAGATTATCATTCTAAAGATATAGACGCCATTAGCTACTTCTTTACCAACATCGTTTCTACCCTTCCATTCAATCTCAACTACCTGTTTAACTCCCTGAACAGTATTTCTTGAAGTAGAGGCTATGCCTGCTTTTTCCTCAGTCCACACCAGATCACCAGCAATATCATAAATATTCACGATTACTCTTAATCCGACGACTTGGGCGGTTGCATCTAATACACCAACTATATCTGTTATACCATCATAAGTTGGGTTTGGACAGTTATAAGCATCGATTAAGTTAAAGTCTGTTGTCGTCCCATTCAGAGGTGGAGTAATTGGCGGTGCAGGACTACCTTGTATGACGACAATAGGTCCTGTCATCGTCCCTCCTGTTGCTGAACCAACACACATCATCCCATCTTTTCCAATTGCATTAAATAGATATGTATATGTGCCCGGTTCTGTAAAGCAAGGGAACACAATTCTATAATAACCATCCCATTTAGGTCCACTACCCGGAACTAAACTTAATGGGAAGGGACTACCAGCCATACGAACACCATCTTTATATAGCCAGAGATGGATATATTGAGGTTCATCACCATCTATATCATAATATCGAACTTTATAAGTAAATGAAGTTACATTTACTGTTCCATAATCAGGGTCAACTCCATCAGATGTAAATCCAGACTCACCTGTCCAGGTAAGTATTGGAGCATTGGTTACAGCAGGTCCAGTCTTATCTCCAGTAGCAGGTAATTTCACATCTAGATTAGCCGGATCATAAGCATTAATCCAATATTTATAACTTCCCGTCTGTAAAGTCGTAGTTGCCATATAAATTCCACAACTTTGCGTTCCAATTCCATCATTAAACCAGGTCATAGTTAAAGT
This genomic stretch from bacterium harbors:
- a CDS encoding GxxExxY protein translates to MKEEKIIYRELSYKVVGSAMEVHRELGYGFLESVYDEAFGIELERSGLYFEYQKELPIFYKGKKLEKQFRADYLIEKEILVENKATNKGITEIDEAQVHNYLKATGLRLGIIINYGLPSLEYKRIIK
- a CDS encoding PorV/PorQ family protein; amino-acid sequence: MKRLLITLIIICCLPCVIYAETGDAGQAARYLRIGVGARALGMGGAYVAVCDDASATYWNPAGLVQLSQREMTSMTSLMSLDRKYNFLNYVVPLENQTIGISVINFGVEDLREIVKKNNQDIELGRFDDRENTFMFSCAWEKTDKLSLGVNLKYLTQQMNPSQANPKGRSKASGLGLDIGALYDISDKFKAGLMLQDVRSYLKWETDHTDRLPIAVKLGVSGKFFGNKLIIATDLSQVEDNHKTKIYAGLEYWMKENLGIRAGVFDSYVTGGLGFIFPAKTINLQLDYSFGPDRFSDFKDNISGSERYNHRFSLSAKF